The following are encoded in a window of Variovorax paradoxus genomic DNA:
- a CDS encoding phospholipase D-like domain-containing protein, which produces MSALPELLAQLDATMADARLSDDERRVLVHTLREASPPEDGLRQLRNRAFDLVRSRTADPEQLSLLKWLEGVVRAIDTGRSPDSVTVRSQAYFSPGTACLQAINEQLRTAKRAVDLCVFTLSDDRITAEVLAAHRRGVTVRFVTDNDKEFDRGSDVGQLRAAGIAVAVDRTEAHMHHKFALFDGARLLNGSYNWTRSACEYNEENLVLSNDPSLVRRFADEFDTLWKELQAP; this is translated from the coding sequence ATGTCCGCATTGCCCGAACTGCTGGCCCAGCTCGACGCCACGATGGCTGACGCGCGCCTGAGCGACGACGAGCGCCGCGTGCTGGTCCACACCCTGCGGGAAGCCTCGCCGCCCGAAGACGGCCTGCGCCAGTTGCGCAACCGCGCCTTCGACCTCGTGCGCTCGCGCACCGCCGACCCCGAGCAGCTGTCGCTGCTCAAGTGGCTCGAAGGCGTGGTGCGCGCGATCGACACCGGCCGGTCGCCCGACAGCGTCACGGTGCGCTCCCAGGCCTACTTCAGCCCCGGCACCGCCTGCCTGCAGGCGATCAACGAGCAACTGCGAACGGCCAAGCGTGCGGTCGACCTGTGCGTGTTCACGCTCTCGGACGACCGCATCACCGCCGAGGTGCTGGCCGCGCACCGGCGCGGCGTGACGGTGCGCTTCGTCACCGACAACGACAAGGAGTTCGACCGCGGCAGCGACGTCGGCCAGCTGCGCGCGGCCGGCATTGCGGTGGCGGTGGACCGCACCGAGGCCCACATGCACCACAAGTTCGCGCTCTTCGACGGCGCGCGGCTGCTCAACGGCAGCTACAACTGGACCCGCAGCGCCTGCGAGTACAACGAAGAGAACCTGGTGCTGAGCAACGACCCGTCGCTGGTGCGCCGCTTCGCGGACGAATTCGACACCTTGTGGAAAGAACTGCAGGCCCCCTGA
- a CDS encoding CaiB/BaiF CoA transferase family protein, with protein sequence MNALEGLKVLELGQLIAGPFAGKTLAEFGADVIKVEPAGVGDPLRKWRLLRDGTSVWWEVQSRNKRSVCLDLRSAEGQEAVRALALEADVLIENFKPGTLEGWGLGWEQLHALNPRLIMLRISGYGQTGPYRDKPGFGVLGESMGGLRYLSGEPGRVPVRVGVSLGDTLAALHGVIGVLTALHHRTAHGGEGQFIDVALYESVFNVMESLLPEYDAFGAVRERAGSALPGIAPTNAYRCSDGHYVLVAGNGDSIFRRLMRAIDRTDLENDPGLAHNDGRVQRVEEIDAAIEAWTLQRSRDDVLAVLDVAGVPVGRIYTVADIATDPQYLAREMIVEARGSDGALLKVPGVVPKLSATPGRIAHAAPRLGEHTADLKSAGWPVRGAESEAV encoded by the coding sequence ATGAACGCACTCGAAGGCCTGAAGGTGCTGGAGCTCGGCCAGCTCATCGCCGGCCCGTTCGCCGGCAAGACGCTCGCCGAGTTCGGCGCCGACGTGATCAAGGTCGAGCCCGCCGGCGTCGGCGACCCGCTGCGCAAGTGGCGGCTGCTGCGCGATGGCACCTCGGTGTGGTGGGAGGTGCAGTCGCGCAACAAGCGCTCGGTGTGCCTCGATCTGCGCAGCGCCGAAGGGCAGGAGGCCGTGCGCGCCCTGGCGCTCGAGGCCGACGTGCTCATCGAGAACTTCAAGCCCGGCACGCTCGAAGGCTGGGGCCTGGGCTGGGAGCAGCTGCACGCGCTGAACCCGCGGCTCATCATGCTGCGCATCTCGGGTTACGGGCAGACCGGCCCCTACCGCGACAAGCCGGGCTTCGGCGTGCTCGGCGAATCGATGGGCGGGTTGCGCTACCTCAGCGGTGAGCCGGGCCGCGTGCCGGTGCGCGTGGGCGTCTCGCTGGGCGACACGCTGGCCGCATTGCATGGCGTGATCGGCGTGCTCACGGCGCTGCACCACCGCACGGCGCATGGGGGCGAAGGCCAGTTCATCGACGTCGCGCTGTACGAGTCGGTCTTCAACGTGATGGAAAGCCTGCTGCCCGAGTACGACGCTTTCGGTGCCGTGCGCGAGCGGGCCGGCAGCGCATTGCCCGGCATCGCGCCGACCAATGCCTACCGCTGCAGCGACGGCCACTACGTTCTGGTGGCTGGCAACGGCGACAGCATCTTCCGCCGGCTGATGCGCGCCATCGACCGCACCGACCTGGAGAACGACCCCGGCCTCGCGCACAACGACGGCCGCGTGCAGCGCGTGGAAGAGATCGACGCCGCGATCGAGGCCTGGACCCTGCAGCGCAGCCGCGACGATGTGCTGGCCGTGCTCGACGTGGCGGGCGTGCCGGTCGGGCGCATCTACACGGTGGCCGACATCGCCACCGATCCGCAGTACCTGGCGCGCGAGATGATCGTCGAGGCGCGCGGCTCCGACGGTGCGCTGCTCAAGGTGCCGGGCGTGGTGCCCAAGCTCAGCGCGACACCGGGGCGCATCGCCCACGCGGCGCCGCGCCTGGGCGAACACACGGCCGATCTGAAAAGCGCGGGTTGGCCGGTGCGTGGCGCCGAAAGCGAGGCCGTATGA